A genomic window from Periweissella cryptocerci includes:
- a CDS encoding helix-turn-helix transcriptional regulator, whose product MANYLPVINTNFTLFGGHAETVPVGWSWKTEEHPAFELIYVLAGEQRTISDTNEFFICAGQMILIPIGIRHTNYQVGSEKLKYFTMHFNLESPELKYLLISGYANRIITTETAGHAALVAQLDTIVAMIQADYQLFDYLNLQASVLDVILTLTKALQNDKALKVSQGEINQFMLWQTLASDIKDKLDYQIYHANHATKIAIAEVVEAHHISQSYALKLFKKFTAKSPQAYLIDLKLATAKQLLLQPNMLISEVAEKLAYSSPSHFTREFTKNIGMSPRQYIVAGSVDEN is encoded by the coding sequence ATGGCAAACTATTTACCAGTAATCAATACGAATTTTACTTTGTTTGGTGGGCATGCTGAGACGGTGCCCGTTGGTTGGAGTTGGAAAACGGAAGAGCACCCAGCGTTTGAATTAATTTATGTTTTAGCAGGTGAACAACGGACAATTAGCGATACGAATGAATTTTTTATTTGTGCCGGGCAGATGATTTTGATTCCAATTGGTATTCGCCACACTAATTATCAGGTGGGGAGTGAAAAATTAAAATATTTCACGATGCACTTCAACTTGGAATCACCGGAGCTAAAATATTTATTGATTAGTGGTTATGCTAATCGCATTATCACAACGGAAACCGCAGGGCATGCAGCATTAGTTGCGCAACTTGATACCATTGTGGCGATGATTCAAGCTGACTATCAATTGTTTGATTATCTGAATTTACAGGCGAGCGTTTTGGATGTTATCTTAACTTTGACCAAGGCATTGCAAAATGATAAAGCTTTGAAAGTCAGTCAAGGCGAGATTAATCAGTTTATGCTGTGGCAAACATTGGCGAGCGATATCAAAGATAAATTAGATTATCAAATTTATCATGCGAACCATGCCACTAAGATTGCTATCGCAGAGGTGGTTGAAGCCCATCACATTAGTCAAAGTTACGCCTTGAAGTTATTTAAAAAGTTTACGGCTAAAAGTCCTCAAGCTTATTTGATTGATTTGAAATTGGCGACTGCCAAACAGCTATTGTTGCAACCCAATATGTTGATTAGCGAGGTGGCGGAGAAGCTGGCATATTCCTCGCCAAGTCACTTTACACGAGAATTCACTAAGAATATTGGTATGTCACCAAGGCAATATATTGTAGCTGGTAGTGTTGATGAAAACTAA